One segment of Sulfobacillus thermosulfidooxidans DSM 9293 DNA contains the following:
- a CDS encoding ABC transporter permease: MGTFLVRRLSQSIPVLFGISILMFTLVHILPGGPLALYRNQPGVTAAQLHQVAVNLGLTAPLYVQYWHWLVGALHGNFGYSYIYGLPATQMMLQRLPATLELMGAAFLLATSTAFVIGVYSAVHYRSKWDHLFTTLSYVGIAVPAFWFGLLLIILFSVDLHWLPSGGILSSGQPFSIADALRHLILPATVLAFYIVAQESRYVRAAMLDVLNQDYIRTARAKGVGEHVVIWKHALRNALLPVITVMVLDTAYLFGGSVVVETIFSWPGMGRLFIQALSQGDYPVLLVIVSFLSVVIVFANILADILYAVLDPRIRVLYQ, encoded by the coding sequence ATGGGAACTTTCTTAGTTCGTCGCCTGTCCCAGTCCATTCCTGTGCTCTTTGGCATTAGTATTTTGATGTTTACCCTGGTTCACATACTCCCCGGCGGTCCTTTAGCCCTCTACCGAAATCAACCGGGAGTCACTGCTGCTCAACTGCACCAAGTGGCCGTGAACCTAGGATTGACAGCGCCTTTATATGTACAGTACTGGCACTGGCTTGTAGGCGCACTGCATGGCAACTTTGGGTATTCCTACATCTATGGACTGCCGGCCACGCAAATGATGTTGCAACGGTTACCGGCTACTTTAGAATTAATGGGAGCCGCATTTTTGTTAGCCACGTCTACCGCCTTTGTCATTGGAGTCTATAGTGCTGTTCACTACCGATCCAAATGGGATCACCTTTTCACCACCCTGAGCTACGTGGGCATTGCTGTTCCTGCGTTTTGGTTCGGATTGCTTCTAATAATTCTGTTTTCTGTGGATCTTCACTGGCTACCCTCCGGCGGCATTTTGAGTTCTGGGCAACCATTTTCTATAGCAGATGCTTTGCGCCATTTAATTCTCCCGGCAACTGTCCTGGCGTTTTATATTGTTGCGCAAGAAAGTCGCTATGTCCGTGCTGCCATGTTAGACGTGCTAAACCAGGACTATATTCGCACCGCTCGGGCCAAAGGTGTGGGAGAACATGTCGTGATTTGGAAACACGCCTTGCGCAACGCCTTGTTACCTGTCATTACGGTCATGGTTCTCGATACCGCCTACTTGTTTGGCGGTTCAGTCGTGGTCGAGACGATCTTTTCATGGCCAGGAATGGGCCGTTTGTTTATTCAAGCACTCTCGCAGGGCGATTACCCCGTGCTTCTGGTGATCGTCTCGTTTTTGTCGGTTGTCATTGTCTTTGCCAATATTTTGGCGGACATTTTATACGCCGTCTTGGATCCACGAATTCGTGTCTTATACCAATAG
- a CDS encoding MotA/TolQ/ExbB proton channel family protein, with the protein MGNPGEWIFGLIHAAGGINTFGAEYVWTLFFGTVAVGIWRMWAEGRVFRDVGNLTQALDQARDKEPRMQLQGWFADHPESVLKPLWDQYRQALQIHDASGEAAVVDPLRYFSEYAILYNIAHRRITEIIPTLLTMAGILGTFLGLVAGLHGLNINSSSNLSSGIAQLVGGLSLKFTSSVFGILLALLWIIADKMIWSPRLEKAVVDLLDRLEKLFEVPPEELLLHQLTLLQQAQRDDLATLVTDALIPQLVGGFQDALYKTLVPEIQHLGVKEEETVARLNALGEELTRVAENTTQAQMTGLEQIAHTFIDQVSMQTVDLTRSLHEAFAQTVDVQHEILDIARQAFQEAQRSMEQAEKVNQVQRDLWNESAAIHRELLDSAGYWSQFVESMKEVTQGLPTRLENFFSQLETQSRVFVERFQSIEEAMLRDFHSVVTEMKDVMEVIESEKMMLAAAQEHFQHEQLRFADQMSLAIDRFPTVVEELKTAVRDIEEQATQALTQWATALSHYGESMSQALSNHMEAFHELETSMAEKMLQLTATFATTAQAFQNYVEKTMDTLQENLSTGIHYTFSQFDDELAQAVDYLANGVKVIESGVKTLAIPVQQVDEAARILFQHMNTFSQAMSRMQYRETQDEVNRS; encoded by the coding sequence ATGGGGAATCCTGGGGAATGGATATTTGGGCTCATTCATGCAGCCGGTGGAATAAACACCTTTGGTGCTGAATATGTTTGGACTCTGTTTTTTGGGACCGTTGCAGTAGGTATTTGGCGTATGTGGGCCGAGGGAAGAGTGTTTCGGGACGTTGGGAATTTAACTCAGGCTCTGGATCAAGCCCGTGATAAGGAACCCCGGATGCAATTGCAAGGGTGGTTTGCTGACCATCCGGAGTCTGTGCTCAAACCTTTATGGGACCAATACCGTCAGGCTCTTCAAATTCATGACGCGAGCGGGGAAGCGGCTGTAGTCGATCCCCTGCGCTATTTTTCTGAGTATGCTATTTTATATAATATTGCGCACCGCCGCATCACCGAGATTATTCCTACCTTGTTAACGATGGCGGGGATTTTAGGGACATTTTTAGGTTTGGTGGCCGGTCTTCATGGGCTCAACATCAATTCCTCGAGTAATTTGAGTTCGGGTATCGCGCAGCTCGTAGGGGGATTAAGTCTCAAATTTACCTCGTCAGTCTTCGGGATATTGTTGGCGTTGCTATGGATTATCGCGGACAAAATGATATGGAGTCCTAGACTCGAGAAGGCCGTCGTCGATCTCTTAGATCGTTTAGAAAAATTGTTTGAGGTGCCACCTGAGGAACTTTTGTTGCACCAGCTCACCTTACTTCAACAAGCTCAACGGGACGACTTAGCCACGCTCGTGACTGATGCGTTAATTCCCCAATTAGTCGGGGGTTTTCAAGATGCCCTTTATAAGACCTTGGTTCCGGAAATTCAGCACTTAGGTGTCAAAGAAGAAGAGACGGTGGCACGCTTAAATGCATTAGGTGAGGAATTGACCCGTGTCGCAGAAAATACGACCCAAGCTCAAATGACGGGTCTGGAACAAATTGCCCATACCTTTATTGATCAGGTCAGCATGCAAACCGTTGACTTGACACGATCATTGCATGAAGCGTTTGCTCAAACGGTCGATGTCCAGCACGAAATCCTCGACATTGCGCGTCAAGCATTTCAAGAAGCCCAGCGTAGTATGGAACAAGCAGAAAAGGTAAACCAAGTTCAACGCGATCTTTGGAATGAAAGTGCCGCCATTCACCGTGAGCTTCTCGATAGTGCTGGATACTGGTCACAATTTGTAGAATCCATGAAAGAGGTGACACAGGGCTTACCAACTCGTTTGGAGAATTTCTTTAGCCAATTGGAGACGCAATCTCGAGTTTTTGTCGAGCGATTCCAAAGTATTGAAGAGGCCATGTTAAGAGATTTTCACAGCGTGGTAACGGAAATGAAGGACGTCATGGAGGTCATCGAATCAGAAAAAATGATGTTGGCTGCCGCGCAGGAGCATTTTCAACATGAACAATTGCGGTTCGCTGATCAGATGTCTTTGGCTATCGATCGTTTTCCCACAGTGGTCGAAGAGTTGAAAACCGCAGTCCGGGATATCGAAGAGCAGGCGACTCAGGCCTTGACACAGTGGGCAACAGCCCTTAGTCATTATGGGGAATCGATGAGTCAAGCTTTATCCAATCATATGGAGGCATTTCATGAGCTTGAAACCTCAATGGCCGAGAAAATGTTGCAATTAACGGCGACTTTTGCTACCACGGCTCAGGCCTTCCAGAACTATGTGGAAAAGACCATGGATACGCTTCAGGAAAATCTTAGTACCGGGATTCATTATACCTTTTCACAATTTGACGACGAATTAGCGCAAGCCGTGGATTACCTCGCTAATGGTGTCAAAGTGATCGAAAGCGGTGTCAAAACTTTAGCGATTCCTGTTCAACAGGTTGATGAAGCGGCGAGGATCTTATTCCAGCATATGAACACTTTTTCACAAGCCATGAGCCGGATGCAATACCGGGAGACGCAAGACGAGGTGAATCGTTCATGA
- a CDS encoding OmpA family protein: protein MMAMRNRRRHRERPTNDFDHWIMYSDLMAGLVLMFILFLAVSVLTYHHLLQQKEARINALLGVQTAIVHSLEQEFQKSHLHMTINPKTGDIQFASDVFFAFNSYQVSPAGVKSLKSFIPAYISVLLSPKYRHDISAIVVEGYTDRQGTYLYNLNLSQERALAVVDTIFSPAFGSFPYQTELQKYITAEGRSFNDPVYIDGRYSAKASRRVVFSFKLNQTQIMNAVQSTVNAP from the coding sequence ATGATGGCAATGCGAAATCGAAGACGGCATAGGGAGCGGCCAACGAATGACTTCGATCACTGGATTATGTATTCAGACCTTATGGCAGGTTTGGTCTTGATGTTCATCTTATTTCTGGCGGTCAGTGTTTTAACTTATCATCATTTGTTACAACAAAAAGAAGCCCGGATTAATGCGCTATTAGGCGTCCAAACTGCCATTGTCCATTCATTGGAACAGGAATTTCAAAAATCACATTTGCATATGACGATTAATCCTAAGACTGGTGATATTCAATTCGCGAGCGATGTGTTTTTCGCGTTTAATTCTTACCAGGTATCGCCAGCGGGGGTAAAAAGCCTTAAATCGTTTATTCCCGCCTATATTTCGGTCTTGTTGAGTCCGAAATATCGGCACGACATTTCGGCCATTGTCGTTGAGGGGTATACAGACCGACAAGGGACCTACTTGTACAACCTCAATCTGTCGCAAGAACGAGCGTTAGCTGTTGTCGACACGATATTTAGCCCAGCATTTGGCTCCTTTCCTTATCAAACGGAGTTACAAAAATATATTACGGCCGAAGGGCGCTCTTTTAACGATCCCGTATATATTGATGGGCGCTATAGTGCCAAAGCGTCTCGACGGGTTGTATTTTCATTTAAACTGAATCAGACCCAAATTATGAATGCCGTGCAAAGCACGGTTAATGCGCCATGA
- a CDS encoding EH signature domain-containing protein, translating to MTTPSGFRYVPEKLQRVRQALAKVYPQHHDNARFLAEIHKGRLPKLLALLEGMSEKQILEWAETMDRIDLYVLILFYTTLVPAALHSTVQQLVKIRGDDPALALIWELFVEFPESAYLELMRSVMNHIEQFPWWSNTPPAMVEAARLAFQDNEPLSTWAGSLRQGALDYDLHALGLSQQNILAHVLMAHVLIAATPPIWQEILASKHFSWSSWSSQLDDKSRGRAQQAMRSYLLNVPVDRFDGDVIQTFLGRWGNPELPTEAWLKVGNDARGRVLQWLRLQRLAEFFNQDNARYQFWKGYLDRCRHVEIWEEDTPRSAVVLYFDKIVAVEFSFVGNACYIYLPQAFAIVKRYADNNALKLKDQDLAINRLLHNGAWPEHFMWELEPYLGWPHR from the coding sequence ATGACAACGCCTAGTGGTTTTCGCTATGTTCCCGAAAAGCTTCAGCGAGTGCGCCAAGCATTAGCGAAGGTGTATCCCCAGCACCATGACAATGCCCGATTTCTGGCCGAAATACATAAGGGACGCTTGCCGAAATTGCTGGCACTTCTTGAAGGGATGTCTGAGAAGCAAATCTTGGAATGGGCAGAAACCATGGACCGCATTGATCTGTATGTGCTCATTCTCTTTTATACAACATTAGTACCGGCAGCCCTGCATTCAACCGTTCAACAACTCGTTAAAATACGGGGGGATGATCCCGCCTTAGCATTAATTTGGGAGCTATTTGTCGAATTTCCCGAAAGTGCGTATTTAGAACTGATGCGCAGTGTTATGAACCACATTGAACAATTTCCGTGGTGGTCCAATACGCCCCCGGCAATGGTTGAGGCGGCCCGGCTGGCGTTTCAAGACAATGAGCCGCTATCCACGTGGGCAGGGAGCTTACGCCAAGGGGCCTTGGATTATGACCTTCATGCTTTAGGCTTATCACAACAGAATATCTTGGCGCATGTATTGATGGCCCATGTCTTAATAGCCGCCACACCACCGATTTGGCAAGAGATTTTGGCCTCAAAGCATTTTTCATGGTCGAGTTGGAGTAGCCAGCTGGATGACAAATCCCGAGGGCGTGCGCAACAGGCCATGCGGTCCTACTTGTTAAACGTTCCCGTTGACCGGTTCGACGGGGATGTCATCCAGACCTTTCTTGGGAGATGGGGCAATCCCGAACTTCCCACAGAAGCGTGGCTCAAAGTCGGTAATGATGCGCGAGGACGTGTCCTACAGTGGTTACGTCTTCAGCGTCTGGCAGAATTCTTTAATCAAGACAATGCACGTTACCAGTTTTGGAAAGGGTATTTGGATCGCTGTCGGCACGTTGAAATATGGGAGGAAGATACACCGCGCTCTGCAGTGGTTCTTTATTTCGATAAGATTGTCGCTGTTGAATTTTCTTTTGTCGGGAATGCATGTTATATCTATTTACCCCAAGCCTTCGCTATTGTGAAGCGATACGCCGACAATAACGCCCTGAAACTGAAAGACCAGGATTTAGCTATTAACCGTTTATTACACAACGGAGCGTGGCCGGAACATTTTATGTGGGAGTTAGAACCCTATTTGGGTTGGCCCCATCGGTAG
- a CDS encoding DEAD/DEAH box helicase has protein sequence MDHKTQAFHTEEHPLPEGLAITLCYQDQVLSLPLVGLGIPMRQLVNDACWPKLALLDELWHQQRITSYQDGQYLLPWTVYFTLGVDDFEGTHWPVPVRPGVSLFSTGSITQSRFRIRADVRYQGHEGNLLLWGRRYGPWIVTDKGPVVIDALTYRLLTLLDQPVPVGLEEKMAWVAEIKEVAGTLGATLDTYLTRENYVLVDDFEIQPVLDDPEHLHCDVQYHDERLDEDVLRQLSKAGGYVEARHGAERRRIVAKKVTKERVQQLRTQLPPLFGHQVPQFLKNPEAFIPENVPIDLAQFSERVRGLKLRIYRAQPFVNGQTNDRGWFELQAGVRLELPSEGEDKIEPEILSPEMIRDLANQAGEEDRFVRFQDGWIELPHHYRESVQAIEEISKQGPVAPHRLPYVLDIFTNLEVIDFNQPLREWIALDDDATAMDVPVHFCGNLLSHQWEGFQFLMRRYRRGWGVLLADDMGLGKTVQVITVLAYLYQEDKRPNLVVVPLSVLDNWVNEIHRFAPQIQVLTYYGPGRAAVRDHINNVDVVISTYETVTRDQLEIGKINWHAVILDEAQNIKNASTARTEAVKALKNHFRVAITGTPVENSLRDLWSLVDFVQPGFLGSLREFRDQFEEPGKGQPLTPESARVLEQRLITTIRPIYLRRTKEDVNLEIPEKTIEKRYVPLGEEQKQIYQQIILQVKKRELSGLVALDQLRNVLGHPWALKRHAVWTALPAEQVPKLHETLKILSEVKNRDEKALVFTTSLILQRMLQEWIMKEFDKMAYIVNGETVDRQAIVQSFNTDKGFGVMISTPRAGGVGLTITGANHVVHYTRWWNPAVENQATDRVHRLGQTRPVTVYYPLVVDRESLTQQGTVDEIMDRILSEKQALADLVMVPSGDLDLEQEILRQTF, from the coding sequence ATGGATCATAAAACACAGGCATTTCACACAGAGGAACATCCACTTCCTGAGGGTTTGGCGATTACACTTTGCTACCAGGACCAGGTACTGAGCCTCCCATTAGTGGGTTTGGGTATTCCCATGCGTCAATTAGTGAATGACGCGTGTTGGCCTAAATTGGCATTGTTAGACGAGCTATGGCATCAGCAACGCATTACTTCATATCAAGATGGTCAATATCTCTTGCCATGGACGGTTTATTTTACCCTAGGTGTCGATGATTTCGAGGGGACCCACTGGCCTGTACCCGTGAGACCTGGGGTGTCCTTATTTTCAACCGGGAGTATTACGCAGTCCCGGTTTCGCATTCGCGCCGATGTTCGCTATCAAGGCCATGAGGGAAACCTCTTGTTGTGGGGACGCCGTTATGGACCATGGATTGTCACCGATAAAGGGCCTGTGGTCATCGATGCTTTGACCTATCGGCTTCTAACTTTATTAGATCAACCTGTTCCGGTAGGCTTGGAAGAGAAAATGGCATGGGTGGCTGAGATTAAGGAAGTGGCCGGAACTCTTGGTGCAACTTTGGATACCTATTTAACCCGTGAAAATTATGTGTTGGTTGATGATTTTGAGATACAGCCTGTCCTTGATGATCCGGAACACTTGCACTGTGATGTGCAATACCATGATGAGCGTCTTGATGAAGACGTCTTACGTCAATTATCGAAGGCGGGAGGATATGTCGAAGCCCGCCATGGTGCCGAACGGCGGCGTATTGTTGCCAAGAAAGTGACCAAAGAGCGTGTGCAGCAACTGCGCACCCAGTTACCGCCGCTCTTTGGGCATCAAGTTCCCCAATTCCTCAAAAATCCCGAAGCGTTTATCCCCGAGAACGTTCCGATTGATCTGGCGCAATTCTCTGAACGGGTACGCGGCTTGAAACTCCGAATTTACCGGGCGCAACCTTTTGTCAACGGGCAAACGAATGATCGCGGCTGGTTCGAACTCCAGGCTGGAGTGCGCCTCGAACTGCCCAGTGAGGGGGAAGACAAGATCGAACCTGAGATCTTGTCCCCCGAAATGATTCGGGATTTGGCTAATCAAGCCGGAGAGGAGGATCGTTTTGTTCGATTTCAGGATGGTTGGATCGAGTTGCCGCATCATTACCGAGAAAGTGTCCAGGCTATTGAAGAAATTTCAAAACAGGGGCCCGTGGCACCACATCGTCTCCCCTATGTGTTAGATATTTTTACCAATCTCGAGGTCATTGATTTTAATCAACCCCTGCGTGAATGGATAGCCTTGGACGATGATGCCACAGCAATGGATGTACCGGTCCATTTCTGTGGGAACCTATTGTCTCATCAATGGGAAGGGTTTCAATTTTTGATGCGCCGGTATCGTAGAGGATGGGGAGTTCTTTTAGCCGATGACATGGGATTGGGCAAGACGGTTCAAGTCATTACCGTCTTGGCATATCTCTATCAAGAAGACAAACGGCCAAACTTGGTTGTTGTACCGCTTTCCGTTCTCGATAACTGGGTCAATGAAATCCATCGATTTGCTCCACAAATACAGGTACTGACGTATTATGGTCCCGGACGCGCTGCCGTGCGAGATCATATAAACAATGTTGATGTGGTGATATCGACTTATGAGACGGTGACGCGGGACCAACTGGAAATAGGCAAGATTAATTGGCATGCCGTTATTTTGGATGAGGCACAAAATATCAAGAATGCATCGACAGCTCGAACCGAAGCAGTCAAAGCCTTGAAGAATCATTTTCGCGTGGCAATAACCGGAACACCCGTCGAAAATAGTTTGCGTGACTTATGGTCCCTCGTTGATTTTGTGCAACCGGGGTTTTTAGGGAGTCTCAGGGAATTTCGTGATCAGTTTGAAGAACCCGGGAAGGGACAGCCCCTGACTCCCGAGTCCGCTAGGGTTTTGGAACAACGTCTTATCACAACGATTCGGCCTATTTATCTCCGCCGAACCAAAGAAGACGTGAATTTAGAGATACCGGAAAAGACGATTGAGAAGCGATATGTTCCCCTAGGAGAAGAACAAAAACAGATTTACCAGCAAATTATCCTTCAAGTCAAGAAAAGAGAACTTTCTGGCCTCGTTGCGTTAGATCAATTACGCAATGTTTTGGGGCATCCATGGGCGTTAAAACGTCACGCGGTTTGGACAGCCTTGCCCGCTGAACAAGTTCCCAAATTACATGAGACCTTGAAAATTCTTAGCGAGGTCAAAAATCGGGACGAAAAAGCTTTAGTCTTTACAACTAGCCTGATTTTACAACGGATGCTGCAGGAATGGATCATGAAAGAATTCGATAAAATGGCCTATATCGTGAACGGTGAAACCGTTGACCGGCAAGCGATCGTTCAGAGCTTTAATACCGATAAGGGATTTGGGGTGATGATTTCCACTCCGCGTGCTGGCGGAGTGGGGTTAACCATAACCGGTGCCAATCACGTGGTGCATTATACCCGGTGGTGGAATCCAGCCGTGGAAAATCAAGCAACCGACAGGGTGCACCGTCTAGGTCAAACGCGTCCTGTCACCGTTTATTATCCTTTAGTGGTGGATAGGGAATCGCTTACTCAACAGGGAACCGTGGATGAAATTATGGATCGGATCTTATCGGAGAAACAGGCGCTGGCAGACCTTGTCATGGTACCTTCTGGTGATCTCGATTTGGAACAAGAAATTTTGCGCCAAACTTTCTAG
- the brxF gene encoding BREX-3 system P-loop-containing protein BrxF — MQEGWDVISQKVRHLPSHLHPLYVIAGAQGSGKTTLARRIANEGLGVYINLSWALARYLLHQGDLALFTIHHLLMCCEETLSSVPFVFDNIELLMTLKIQVIPFFQDFSRHHPAVVIWPGSVEDGVFQYSMPSRDDYYYFRDTVVMVTNLENKNGGNV, encoded by the coding sequence ATGCAAGAAGGTTGGGATGTAATCAGCCAAAAGGTGAGACACCTGCCTTCACATTTGCATCCTTTATATGTCATCGCAGGGGCACAAGGCTCGGGCAAAACGACTTTGGCTCGGCGGATTGCGAATGAGGGACTTGGTGTCTATATCAATTTAAGTTGGGCGTTGGCCCGGTATCTTCTGCACCAGGGAGACCTCGCTCTTTTCACTATCCATCACCTGCTGATGTGTTGCGAGGAAACGCTTTCATCCGTACCTTTCGTGTTCGACAACATCGAACTTTTAATGACGTTAAAAATTCAGGTCATTCCCTTCTTTCAGGATTTCTCTCGCCATCATCCTGCTGTGGTGATTTGGCCGGGATCCGTTGAGGACGGGGTTTTTCAATATTCCATGCCGAGTCGAGACGATTATTACTATTTTCGCGACACGGTGGTTATGGTGACAAATCTGGAAAACAAGAATGGTGGGAACGTATGA